The segment TAGTAGTTAGCCAAGTTTGCAGCTTCTGTCATCGGATATTGATCTATGATCTCAAGCAGGCCATAATTGTTGCCATCACCGTTGAGCGCCAATCCCAAGCTGTCTGCTTCAAAGTAATACACCGCCTGAAACATATCGGCATGTGCACTCTTATTCTGGTTGTCTATATAGTATCTACCAAACACAAATCCCAACACAACTACAGCAATCACCACCCCTACAATCGAGACGAGGGCTTTATTTTTTTCTAAAAACTTCTCAGTTCTAGACAATTGCTCCGCAAGAGCTTCTGGATTTTCAAGCAAATCACTACCGTGCTTCTCTGCGTCTTTTCTCTTTTTCGTCATTGTTATTCAAATTCAAGGCGGCAAATCTAATAAGTTTTTGAATCACCACCATCTTTTGTATTTCCAGCCTAATTAATCCTCCAAGAATGGATAGGAAGTATCAGCGTACACGTCGGTGTAAGCTTTGTCTGCTGTAGGATATGATGACTCCTCGGCAAACTTGACAGACTCGTCCACGATTACTTTGATCTTGTCTCCTATGGCTTCCAATTCCTTCTCCGTAGCAATTTTTTGATCGAGGATTTCATACTTGATTTGCTCGATTGGATCTCTCTGCTTGTATTTTTCCAATTCCTCCTTGGTTCTATACTTTGCAGGGTCAGACATAGAGTGTCCTTTGTATCTGTATGTTTTGAATTCCAATAAAGTTGGTCCCTCACCCGATTTGGCTCTTTTGGCAGCTCTGGCAACAGCATGATGTACGTCGATTACAGACATCCCGTCGACAGACTCTGAAGGCATCGCATACGCACTTCCTAATTGTTCGAGGCTAGTCACGTTGGATGTTCTAGCTACTGATGTACCCATGGCATAGCCATTGTTTTCGATACAAAAGATAACTGGAAGTTTCATGGTCATGGCCATGTTTAAAGCTTCGTGAAAAGCTCCTTGTCTCACGGCACCATCTCCCATATATGTCATACAAAGTTTGCCAGTGTTATTGTACTGTTCTGCAAATGCAATACCAGCTCCTAACGGCACCTGACCACCTACGATACCATGTCCGCCAAAGAAACCGTTTTCTTTATCAAACATGTGCATAGATCCGCCTTTCCCTTTAGAAATACCCGTTTCTTTGCCATACAACTCTGCCATGATTGCTTTAGGATCAGACCCCAACGCCATCGGATGTGCGTGATCTCTATAGGCAGTGATCATCTTATCACCTTTTTCCAACGCAGAAACTGCTCCAGCCACACAGGCTTCTTGACCTATATAAAGGTGACAAAAACCTTTGATCTTTTGCTGACCATATAACTGACCTGCCTTCTCTTCAAATTTTCTCATCAATAACATGGTTTCGTACCACGTCATATAGGTCTCTTTTGGAAAATCACTTTTGGATTTTGCTCTTGTAACTTTTTTATCTTTTACACTTGCCATTTCTAATAGGGTTTAAAGCGTAAATACGCAATATTTTCAAGGTTTGATCTTAACACTAGGTCAGCGAAGTGCGAAATTAGTTAATTTCACAACTTCAGCAAAAATATATGTTTCTTCAGTCGCTCAAACTCAGTAATTTTAAAAACTATCAATCAGAGGAAGTTGATTTTTGCGATCACATCAATTGCTTTGTGGGATTGAAT is part of the Reichenbachiella agarivorans genome and harbors:
- the pdhA gene encoding pyruvate dehydrogenase (acetyl-transferring) E1 component subunit alpha; the encoded protein is MASVKDKKVTRAKSKSDFPKETYMTWYETMLLMRKFEEKAGQLYGQQKIKGFCHLYIGQEACVAGAVSALEKGDKMITAYRDHAHPMALGSDPKAIMAELYGKETGISKGKGGSMHMFDKENGFFGGHGIVGGQVPLGAGIAFAEQYNNTGKLCMTYMGDGAVRQGAFHEALNMAMTMKLPVIFCIENNGYAMGTSVARTSNVTSLEQLGSAYAMPSESVDGMSVIDVHHAVARAAKRAKSGEGPTLLEFKTYRYKGHSMSDPAKYRTKEELEKYKQRDPIEQIKYEILDQKIATEKELEAIGDKIKVIVDESVKFAEESSYPTADKAYTDVYADTSYPFLED